In Cytophagales bacterium, the following are encoded in one genomic region:
- a CDS encoding SRPBCC family protein gives MNRFKKYAAEGRIDENADLTDRQSIVINAPINEVWSFIHDVTKWPEWNKNISGVDLNEDGKQFSWRYDGRKFQSTFMKDDKPSSLSWIGYSGWIKSIYAWSLDPTDANQTVVSVEECYKGFLLFLFMGHRKVHSNLLSWLDQLKQVAEKNTESALV, from the coding sequence ATGAATAGATTTAAAAAGTATGCTGCTGAAGGTCGGATCGATGAGAATGCAGATCTGACCGATCGACAATCCATTGTGATTAACGCTCCGATTAATGAAGTTTGGTCCTTCATACATGACGTCACCAAATGGCCGGAATGGAACAAAAACATATCGGGAGTTGATCTTAATGAAGATGGTAAGCAGTTCTCCTGGCGTTATGACGGGAGAAAGTTCCAATCCACTTTTATGAAGGATGACAAACCTTCGTCATTGTCCTGGATCGGTTATTCCGGCTGGATAAAATCTATTTATGCCTGGTCATTGGATCCTACGGATGCTAATCAGACAGTTGTTTCTGTTGAAGAATGCTATAAAGGCTTTTTGTTGTTTTTGTTTATGGGTCACCGAAAAGTACACAGCAACCTGCTTAGCTGGTTGGACCAACTGAAACAAGTTGCTGAGAAAAACACGGAAAGTGCTTTAGTTTAA
- a CDS encoding tyrosinase family protein — protein sequence MSSKKSLSRYQQVKLILGKAQGDGECPDYDGYGQFWNRPYQEFINMKLYGVRMIVLSDGNNKESTSSTTSSHSCCHDETPEQETSGGCCGSSSVTSANYGDSAASGLIKGLKGQFPFDGTQFPKLMWNSTEVVSATDIKFIADWIDAGCPEEDSSHDEMMRKRHELSTGAASFKVNSSGTNKERRSKGHLAQRINVEELSEEELTAYRNALRVVRSRPEQDRRSFEFWARVHGNSCQHGWEKFLPWHRCQMYEMEQLLQDEDDAVALHYWQWSNKAYLDKKTGNYNIPEAYHLWITEDAIQALEGTDFPDNLADALRKHIGTKFQMLDDLCYEAFYKIEKDNYYKVIKPWKQQIYDLLQDINPMWYPFRYPMKTSYDHVKRKDINKMPTLVDFNHHYPTKTDIQQILAVSTFQQFGGGDAYNESFGVLDMDPHNTIHIWSGGFNPNYEKGVNDPLEPKMGDMLNNLTAGFDPIFYAHHSNVDRLWWLWQQRHPGQVPDDGNSVMVPFNYLVRETYNIKRFGYEYVRTGHYVNTDSNLQISKFKSDDVGATATALENYHQVELKIINVVQPNQSLIVKVFLNLKDPEPGDRDKFPDNYVGSFVLFGHGECIGTAGHCDPPPKSRRTNDVRERHHNTPWNYRFDVTNCVNKLIASGAKDFHVNLLVQDTDGEILDDKLRMEAISLDFID from the coding sequence ATGAGTAGCAAAAAGTCACTGAGCCGATATCAGCAAGTGAAGCTGATTTTAGGAAAAGCGCAAGGAGATGGCGAATGTCCTGATTACGATGGATACGGACAATTTTGGAATCGGCCATATCAGGAGTTTATCAACATGAAACTCTATGGCGTCAGGATGATTGTCCTGTCAGACGGCAATAATAAGGAGAGTACATCTTCAACAACAAGCAGTCATTCATGTTGCCATGATGAAACCCCTGAACAAGAAACCAGTGGAGGTTGCTGCGGCAGTTCCTCTGTTACCTCAGCTAATTACGGTGATAGTGCTGCCTCCGGACTGATCAAAGGATTAAAAGGACAGTTTCCGTTTGATGGTACGCAATTCCCTAAACTTATGTGGAACAGTACCGAGGTTGTATCCGCCACGGACATTAAATTCATAGCCGATTGGATTGATGCAGGATGCCCAGAAGAAGATTCCTCGCACGATGAAATGATGCGGAAGCGTCATGAACTGTCTACTGGTGCGGCTTCTTTTAAGGTAAATTCCAGTGGAACAAATAAAGAACGAAGGTCCAAAGGTCATCTTGCTCAACGCATCAATGTAGAAGAGCTTTCAGAAGAAGAATTAACTGCTTATCGAAATGCCCTGAGAGTAGTTAGGTCGCGGCCAGAGCAAGACAGACGTTCCTTTGAGTTTTGGGCCAGGGTGCATGGAAATTCTTGCCAGCACGGATGGGAAAAGTTTTTGCCATGGCATCGTTGCCAGATGTATGAAATGGAACAGCTGCTGCAGGATGAAGACGATGCGGTTGCTTTGCATTATTGGCAATGGTCAAATAAGGCCTATTTGGATAAAAAGACGGGTAATTACAACATCCCTGAGGCCTATCATCTTTGGATCACAGAAGATGCGATTCAGGCCCTGGAAGGGACAGACTTTCCGGATAACCTTGCGGATGCACTTCGCAAGCATATTGGAACGAAGTTTCAAATGCTCGATGACCTGTGTTATGAAGCCTTTTATAAAATCGAAAAGGATAATTACTACAAGGTGATCAAACCGTGGAAACAGCAGATATACGACTTGTTGCAAGACATCAATCCCATGTGGTATCCTTTCAGGTATCCAATGAAAACCAGCTACGATCATGTGAAGCGTAAGGACATCAATAAGATGCCAACACTGGTGGATTTTAATCATCACTATCCGACAAAGACTGATATTCAACAGATTCTGGCGGTATCAACTTTTCAGCAATTTGGAGGGGGAGATGCTTATAATGAATCGTTTGGCGTTCTGGACATGGATCCTCACAATACCATTCACATTTGGTCAGGTGGGTTCAACCCCAATTATGAAAAGGGTGTCAATGATCCACTCGAACCCAAGATGGGGGACATGTTGAATAACCTCACTGCGGGATTTGATCCGATCTTCTACGCACACCATAGCAATGTCGATCGACTTTGGTGGTTGTGGCAACAAAGACATCCGGGTCAGGTGCCAGATGATGGAAATAGTGTAATGGTGCCGTTTAATTACCTGGTGCGTGAAACGTATAATATCAAGCGATTCGGATATGAATATGTTCGTACAGGACATTATGTCAATACAGATAGCAATTTGCAGATATCCAAATTCAAATCAGACGATGTTGGGGCAACAGCCACAGCATTGGAAAATTACCATCAGGTAGAATTGAAGATCATCAATGTGGTTCAACCAAATCAATCGTTGATCGTCAAAGTATTCCTGAACCTTAAGGATCCAGAACCAGGAGATCGAGATAAGTTTCCCGATAACTATGTAGGAAGTTTTGTGCTTTTCGGGCATGGCGAGTGCATAGGCACCGCTGGACACTGTGATCCACCGCCAAAGTCGCGAAGAACGAATGATGTCCGGGAGCGACATCACAATACACCCTGGAATTACCGATTTGATGTAACGAATTGTGTCAACAAGCTGATCGCATCAGGTGCGAAAGATTTCCATGTGAATTTGCTAGTTCAGGACACAGATGGCGAGATCCTGGACGATAAATTGAGGATGGAAGCCATTTCACTGGATTTCATCGATTAA
- a CDS encoding DJ-1/PfpI family protein produces the protein MKSENKKSTHKGKKDGKRIGIILYPSFDTLDVIGAHQVFHYACSFHDDSEVLLIGPGEEDMLLPQMEPYRESTAKRLVISGEGLKLEMDITYQDYLNAKDKYALDVVYVPGAMKTYLPLYFSETREYNSFFRLLEKAQKEVEIIASVCTGALLLGTAGLLAGRRVTTHWQVANLLRQFPEVTVAAEFPRFVVDESVVTGGGISSTIDEALAISTMIFDQETAEKAQLIMQYNPDPPVQSGDPGVASPKIMFETSKQKKGKYKPGFYDINDTTFLYYLENQRIP, from the coding sequence ATGAAATCTGAAAACAAGAAAAGTACCCATAAGGGTAAGAAAGACGGTAAACGAATAGGTATCATCCTGTATCCTTCTTTTGATACCCTGGATGTAATTGGCGCTCATCAGGTATTCCATTATGCTTGTAGTTTTCATGATGATTCCGAGGTACTATTGATTGGTCCTGGTGAAGAAGACATGTTACTTCCTCAGATGGAACCCTATCGGGAATCCACTGCCAAACGCCTGGTGATCAGTGGCGAAGGCCTGAAACTTGAGATGGACATTACCTATCAGGACTATCTGAATGCTAAAGATAAGTATGCCCTGGATGTTGTTTACGTGCCCGGAGCCATGAAGACCTACCTGCCTTTATACTTTTCAGAAACCAGGGAATACAACAGTTTCTTCAGATTACTGGAAAAGGCACAAAAAGAAGTTGAGATCATCGCGTCGGTTTGTACTGGAGCATTACTGCTGGGCACGGCGGGACTGTTAGCGGGCAGAAGAGTGACCACACATTGGCAAGTGGCCAATTTATTACGGCAGTTTCCTGAGGTAACTGTAGCCGCTGAATTTCCAAGATTTGTGGTAGATGAAAGTGTCGTGACGGGAGGGGGTATTTCATCAACCATCGACGAGGCGTTAGCTATTTCGACCATGATCTTTGATCAGGAAACTGCAGAAAAAGCACAGTTGATCATGCAGTATAACCCAGATCCACCGGTACAATCCGGAGACCCGGGGGTAGCCAGTCCCAAAATCATGTTTGAAACAAGCAAGCAGAAGAAGGGCAAATACAAGCCTGGCTTCTATGACATAAATGATACCACCTTTCTCTATTACCTTGAAAACCAACGCATACCATGA
- a CDS encoding LodA/GoxA family CTQ-dependent oxidase, which produces MNNKLSTKYRIHPAIGIARVGNSPDDFYLSPEKLEDLPIACTWNGTPIKENDDYRRVTEFKDNKQRVKKQAARFSIWVYDDENPKGRPLKPGDKIIGVGSSGTLVDIEWTVWLANKKASWYQFDQLEGEHGYAKDHALRNASITDEDERTKLLIIDPGPQSINCTKYTEAEFTKGKNPNYAQTFPPELHPNNIDTLGKIMTNDDNELIVLGGEGNSGSFLNGPGEPKIEAYANNDGWFDDTSDGPVYAKLIFADEKDNQYRYAAVEDPSWVIVGYPRFVPQIADMITMEDVLEDLNVQQFASNQFFYGIAPFDGSQNIDPSKPKQLENWRINPRKRFNPDYYPYFYRDIWPILKRPNQMQWVTNILMASNLPHFQGPRGTFDESILSVPPKSEPDPELQARNAMYRQRIYKMLRQPEEKNLFRNKNNPDNQNYNYLLMPLLAGDNPITNTVPSKFLALTETQLFILKQWADGKFINENEELISQQIQDETAAERIDRGVISNIIGGAFCPGGEVSWIIRNPAIYSKAWRINANPDFIPGMDNATAGDTPGVQAYNHPDNLSLTTDFSKGLEPGDMTKMSALPWQADFNECSMQTINVTFQEWNKINADDPNDPFLQKYEESFEVLWWPSHRPMQVYKWITDKNGNNVIKNGSKARAQVDWARGIPQTYEGDLKMVTAWKDLGFVLQGTDGSGNVIYTEQERNFDHTLTDQYAGNPPASSKKKSKK; this is translated from the coding sequence ATGAACAATAAACTGAGTACAAAGTACAGGATTCATCCCGCTATTGGCATAGCACGTGTTGGAAACAGTCCCGATGACTTTTACTTGTCTCCGGAGAAATTGGAAGACTTACCGATTGCGTGTACATGGAATGGAACTCCAATAAAAGAGAACGACGACTATCGTCGTGTTACCGAATTTAAAGACAATAAACAGCGCGTCAAAAAGCAGGCCGCCCGTTTCTCAATATGGGTTTACGACGATGAAAACCCTAAAGGCAGACCTTTGAAACCAGGGGATAAGATCATTGGAGTAGGGAGTAGTGGTACATTGGTAGATATTGAATGGACGGTATGGTTGGCCAATAAAAAAGCTTCCTGGTATCAGTTTGATCAATTGGAAGGTGAACATGGATATGCCAAAGACCATGCGTTACGCAATGCGTCAATTACTGATGAAGATGAGCGTACTAAATTATTGATCATTGATCCGGGACCACAATCCATCAATTGTACGAAGTATACTGAAGCGGAATTTACGAAGGGGAAAAACCCGAATTATGCGCAGACCTTCCCACCGGAACTGCATCCGAATAACATTGATACACTGGGGAAGATCATGACCAATGACGACAATGAATTGATTGTGCTTGGTGGAGAAGGCAATTCTGGCAGCTTTCTGAATGGTCCGGGAGAGCCAAAGATCGAAGCATACGCCAATAATGATGGTTGGTTCGACGATACTTCGGATGGTCCTGTTTATGCGAAGCTAATTTTTGCAGATGAGAAGGACAATCAATATAGATATGCGGCGGTAGAGGATCCGAGCTGGGTCATCGTAGGATACCCCAGGTTTGTACCGCAGATTGCGGATATGATTACGATGGAAGATGTGCTGGAGGATTTAAATGTACAGCAATTTGCCTCCAATCAGTTCTTTTATGGCATTGCACCATTTGATGGCTCGCAAAACATTGACCCCTCTAAGCCGAAGCAATTAGAAAACTGGCGAATCAATCCGCGAAAACGCTTCAACCCTGATTATTACCCTTATTTCTATCGGGACATCTGGCCAATCTTGAAACGGCCGAATCAGATGCAATGGGTAACTAATATCTTGATGGCTTCCAATTTGCCTCACTTTCAGGGACCCAGGGGAACGTTTGATGAAAGCATCCTGAGCGTGCCGCCTAAGTCTGAGCCAGATCCTGAACTTCAGGCAAGAAATGCCATGTATCGCCAAAGGATCTATAAGATGCTTCGCCAACCTGAGGAGAAGAATCTTTTCAGGAATAAGAACAATCCCGACAACCAGAATTACAATTATTTATTGATGCCACTGCTGGCCGGCGATAATCCGATTACCAATACGGTTCCATCGAAGTTTTTGGCCCTTACGGAAACTCAACTGTTTATTTTGAAACAATGGGCGGATGGTAAGTTCATCAATGAAAATGAGGAATTGATCTCGCAGCAAATTCAGGATGAAACGGCTGCTGAAAGAATTGATCGCGGTGTGATCAGCAACATCATTGGCGGGGCTTTTTGTCCGGGCGGAGAAGTGTCGTGGATCATACGGAATCCGGCAATCTACAGTAAAGCCTGGCGCATCAATGCTAATCCGGATTTCATTCCCGGTATGGATAATGCCACAGCAGGAGACACACCTGGGGTTCAAGCTTACAATCATCCCGATAATCTCAGTCTCACAACGGACTTCTCCAAAGGGCTGGAGCCTGGAGATATGACGAAAATGAGCGCATTACCCTGGCAGGCGGATTTTAATGAGTGCAGTATGCAGACCATTAATGTCACTTTTCAGGAATGGAACAAAATCAATGCGGATGATCCGAATGATCCATTTTTACAGAAATACGAAGAGTCATTTGAGGTACTTTGGTGGCCATCTCATCGGCCAATGCAGGTTTATAAGTGGATCACCGACAAGAATGGCAACAATGTCATCAAGAACGGTAGTAAAGCCCGTGCGCAGGTAGACTGGGCGAGAGGTATTCCACAGACTTACGAAGGAGATCTTAAAATGGTGACCGCCTGGAAAGATTTGGGCTTTGTTTTGCAGGGCACGGATGGTAGTGGAAACGTGATCTATACTGAGCAGGAGAGAAATTTTGATCATACACTAACCGACCAGTATGCCGGAAACCCACCAGCATCTTCCAAGAAAAAATCGAAAAAATGA
- a CDS encoding NAD(P)/FAD-dependent oxidoreductase, which yields MSQSIVVVGGGPAGLASAIALKRKIPEVSLTILEQSHYDQFRPGETVPNRFGQLLQQLQLFESFKSQNHWPAHGKRILWSGQGQIQESIFEQEGMGWHLSRPAFEHWLIKIAENLGVILHNGVFGTAITKAESDWKVQFSDDQGPYELSVDFLINATGHPNLFRKQKEINTTKFDHLVATYLIGDRVDEETYTTIASATNGWWYHCNVRDQSIFAFFTDPEYLKSSQLMKWADFQSELPDDTSLTTSFEAVPQMIHPKWFNIIPHHSTSSGDRWLGVGDAVLRFDPLSGQGIYKAFETGIWASYAIADYFNGDTLGLKKYDRIIASMTKSYLRFQEQFYGMVDQYDTGFWERRSKLVDSAFAF from the coding sequence ATGAGTCAATCCATTGTTGTTGTTGGTGGTGGCCCGGCAGGTTTAGCATCTGCCATTGCGTTGAAAAGAAAAATTCCAGAAGTGTCGCTGACGATTCTGGAGCAATCTCACTACGATCAATTTCGTCCTGGAGAGACCGTTCCGAATCGGTTTGGCCAATTGCTACAACAATTGCAGCTCTTTGAGTCTTTTAAGTCCCAGAATCATTGGCCCGCCCACGGAAAGCGCATTCTCTGGTCGGGGCAAGGGCAGATACAGGAGAGTATTTTTGAACAGGAAGGGATGGGCTGGCATTTATCGCGGCCCGCTTTCGAGCATTGGTTGATCAAGATTGCTGAAAACCTTGGAGTAATACTACATAATGGAGTTTTTGGAACAGCAATTACCAAAGCAGAATCGGATTGGAAGGTTCAGTTCAGTGATGATCAAGGTCCTTATGAATTAAGCGTGGATTTTCTGATCAATGCCACCGGGCACCCTAATTTGTTCAGAAAACAAAAAGAAATCAATACCACTAAATTCGATCACCTGGTGGCAACTTACCTGATTGGTGACCGAGTTGATGAAGAAACTTATACGACCATCGCTTCAGCTACTAATGGTTGGTGGTATCACTGCAATGTTCGGGATCAATCGATTTTCGCTTTTTTCACTGACCCGGAATACCTGAAGTCCAGTCAATTAATGAAGTGGGCCGATTTTCAAAGTGAATTGCCTGATGACACTTCATTAACCACTTCTTTTGAAGCGGTTCCCCAAATGATCCATCCGAAATGGTTCAACATCATTCCTCATCATAGCACTTCATCCGGTGATCGCTGGCTTGGGGTTGGAGATGCGGTTCTGCGTTTTGATCCACTATCGGGGCAAGGTATCTATAAGGCTTTTGAAACAGGTATTTGGGCAAGTTATGCCATTGCAGATTACTTTAATGGCGACACGCTTGGATTGAAGAAATATGATCGAATCATAGCTTCCATGACAAAATCGTACCTCAGGTTTCAAGAGCAATTCTACGGCATGGTCGATCAATATGATACGGGGTTTTGGGAGCGTCGTAGTAAGCTTGTAGATTCCGCCTTTGCGTTCTGA
- a CDS encoding MATE family efflux transporter has product MKNNRDLTTGSVPSRLIQLTLPMMLGMISMVAFNLIDTYFVGKLGKNELAALSFTFPVIMVIFSIIQGLGIGATALISKSIGKNDRNKAARETTDAVFLTLLLTGVFVIIGLFTIEPTMKLLGADGETAAMAGRYMRIWYFALFFVSVPFVGNSAIRSTGDAQTPTYIMLFAVLVNAVLDPILIFGYWGFPALGLEGAAIATAISRGLTMVLSFYILIRREKLITFEIPSKEVLTGCWKSILFVAVPSGLARLVVPLATGVITALLASYGEYAVAAFGVGSRIEFLAGSLVFALAASIGPFVGQNLGKERLDRVVEGVTISNRFSFVWGLFAWAILAALSHPIASIFNSNEQVIETVQLFLWIVPAGFGLQGILSVINSNLNTINKPLHASLIIVVQMLVLGLPAMYLGKYFGGVAGIFVGLATTYILGGLISIVVNKKIMAAFN; this is encoded by the coding sequence TTGAAGAATAACAGAGACCTCACCACAGGAAGCGTTCCTTCACGCCTTATTCAGTTGACTTTGCCCATGATGTTGGGCATGATCAGCATGGTGGCGTTCAATCTCATCGATACTTATTTTGTAGGTAAGCTTGGAAAGAATGAGCTGGCTGCGCTGAGTTTTACCTTTCCAGTGATCATGGTTATTTTCAGCATTATCCAGGGGCTGGGTATTGGGGCTACGGCACTGATCTCGAAATCGATTGGTAAGAATGATCGAAACAAGGCAGCCCGGGAAACAACCGACGCGGTTTTCCTGACCTTGCTACTGACCGGTGTTTTTGTCATCATCGGCCTGTTCACCATCGAACCGACGATGAAACTACTCGGAGCGGATGGCGAAACGGCAGCTATGGCGGGACGATACATGCGCATCTGGTATTTCGCATTGTTCTTTGTATCAGTCCCTTTTGTGGGGAATAGTGCAATAAGATCTACCGGTGACGCACAGACTCCTACCTACATCATGCTTTTTGCCGTGCTGGTTAATGCTGTATTGGATCCCATTTTGATCTTTGGATATTGGGGTTTCCCGGCTTTGGGGTTAGAAGGTGCTGCTATTGCTACTGCCATTTCAAGAGGCCTGACAATGGTGCTGTCTTTTTATATTCTGATCAGACGAGAAAAACTCATCACCTTCGAAATTCCCTCCAAGGAAGTTTTGACCGGATGCTGGAAAAGCATTTTGTTCGTGGCTGTTCCATCGGGGCTTGCGCGTTTGGTTGTGCCTCTGGCAACTGGGGTGATCACAGCACTTTTGGCCAGTTATGGAGAATACGCCGTGGCAGCTTTCGGGGTAGGTAGCCGGATCGAATTTCTGGCAGGTAGCCTGGTTTTTGCCTTAGCGGCTTCCATTGGACCATTCGTCGGACAAAATCTAGGAAAAGAACGTTTGGACCGGGTGGTAGAAGGAGTAACCATTAGCAATCGGTTCTCTTTTGTCTGGGGACTTTTTGCCTGGGCGATTTTGGCCGCATTGTCGCATCCCATCGCATCGATATTCAATAGCAATGAACAAGTCATTGAAACGGTGCAACTCTTCCTATGGATTGTGCCTGCCGGATTTGGTCTTCAAGGCATTCTAAGTGTCATCAATAGTAACCTCAATACGATCAATAAGCCACTACATGCTTCCCTCATTATCGTTGTGCAAATGTTAGTTCTTGGACTGCCGGCCATGTACCTGGGCAAGTACTTCGGAGGGGTAGCTGGTATCTTTGTAGGACTAGCCACTACCTACATACTCGGAGGTCTGATCTCTATTGTAGTAAATAAAAAGATCATGGCCGCTTTTAATTGA
- a CDS encoding ABC transporter permease — translation MMTNKTPKLLSNLLLWFGRTDLVEELLGDLEESFHQNCENHGARRARWRFRLEVIKLFRPSVIRKPRPTSLSLALFNNYLTISFRNLKRHSLFSFINIISLSIAMSSGLLVIGMITDLLKFDEFHEHKDEVYRVVSDATFEGRTDKIQATSPFALGDELTRDIPEIELTKLGRRLAGLVEANNKSLDGKGIYADEHFFDFLTFELLKGNPSEALKNPFTMVISESFANKVFEELDPVGQTLSIEHVGDFIITGLAADPPQFSHIQFDFIASITTTPLLATKGLIRSSHDAWENLDMYYNYLYIPDNEQKQAVLDWLTTKGPTFYKDPTYFSATFDLQKLNEIVPGPNMSDSIGPKMLYLPIIILSVIASAILLSAIFNYTNLSMARSLRRAREVGIRKLNGAKRGSILAQFAIEACVFSLLSLVLGVMLFLVLRGYFIRLLPRAEEMVNLNLTPELFGYFFIYAWVAGLIAGIGPALFFARLTSLNALRSGKMLKSLSRINLRKILIAAQFTLSIIFILAVVITNKQYTYSLNMDMGFTRGNTLNIHLQENDPELVKTELLKHPEVSDITFSSFTLGIGQWYSVKVVDQRNMDTLWVHHLSIDHSYLDQKEIPIIAGRGFREAENRNLEMTVMVNETLVQNFGFANASAAIGQRIDLSGQSVEIIGVVKDFIYANLEETIKSLVIRNQRDHFQVASVALNSKDIIATIQNLEKTWEQIDDKHQFDARFYDDQVEGYYQYLTDFMKIFGYIGFLAVTISCLGLLGIAVYSTETRMKEIGVRKTFGASEFSLVLLLSKGFFKIVCWAIVIGTPLCYLLFDRVILEENVYRHYISFGEIGISILFLLSISLLTVFSQTWSAARRNPALVLRDE, via the coding sequence ATGATGACTAACAAAACACCAAAACTGCTCTCCAACTTGCTCCTGTGGTTTGGGCGCACTGACCTTGTAGAAGAACTACTTGGAGATCTGGAAGAATCTTTCCATCAAAACTGTGAAAATCATGGGGCCAGACGAGCTCGCTGGCGTTTTCGTTTGGAAGTGATCAAGCTCTTTCGGCCATCTGTCATTCGGAAACCACGGCCTACCTCGCTTTCATTGGCCTTGTTCAACAACTATCTTACCATCTCTTTCCGCAATTTAAAACGGCATTCGCTGTTCTCATTCATCAATATCATCAGCCTTTCCATTGCTATGTCCAGTGGACTATTGGTCATTGGTATGATTACCGACCTACTGAAGTTCGATGAATTCCATGAACACAAAGACGAGGTGTATCGCGTAGTATCCGACGCGACCTTTGAAGGACGTACTGATAAAATACAGGCCACCTCCCCATTTGCGCTAGGTGATGAACTGACAAGAGATATTCCGGAAATCGAATTGACCAAACTAGGCAGAAGGCTTGCGGGATTGGTAGAAGCCAACAATAAGAGCCTTGATGGCAAGGGCATCTACGCCGATGAGCACTTTTTTGATTTTCTGACATTCGAACTATTGAAAGGCAATCCCTCGGAAGCTTTGAAAAATCCTTTTACAATGGTGATCAGTGAAAGCTTTGCTAACAAAGTATTCGAAGAGCTTGACCCTGTAGGTCAAACTTTGTCTATTGAACATGTCGGAGATTTTATCATCACAGGGTTAGCTGCTGACCCCCCACAGTTTTCGCACATCCAATTTGATTTCATTGCTTCCATTACAACTACACCTTTACTCGCCACCAAAGGACTCATTCGAAGTAGCCATGATGCCTGGGAAAATCTTGATATGTACTATAATTATCTCTATATCCCAGATAATGAGCAGAAACAAGCTGTTTTAGATTGGTTAACCACTAAAGGTCCAACCTTCTATAAGGACCCAACCTACTTTTCGGCCACTTTCGACCTACAAAAGCTCAATGAAATTGTGCCTGGACCTAATATGAGTGACTCCATTGGCCCGAAGATGCTCTATTTACCAATCATCATCTTATCTGTCATCGCTTCCGCCATCCTATTATCCGCCATATTTAACTATACCAACCTATCAATGGCCCGGTCGCTGCGACGAGCTCGTGAAGTGGGCATTCGAAAATTAAATGGTGCAAAAAGAGGATCTATACTCGCCCAGTTTGCCATAGAAGCGTGCGTCTTTTCCTTGCTATCATTAGTATTGGGGGTCATGCTATTCCTGGTCTTGCGTGGCTATTTCATCCGTCTACTGCCGAGAGCAGAAGAAATGGTCAACCTGAATTTAACTCCGGAGCTATTTGGATATTTTTTCATCTATGCGTGGGTAGCCGGTTTGATCGCTGGTATCGGGCCTGCCTTATTCTTTGCCAGACTAACCTCTCTGAATGCCTTGCGTTCTGGTAAAATGCTAAAATCACTTTCCAGGATCAATCTGAGAAAAATATTGATTGCCGCACAATTTACCCTGAGCATCATTTTCATCCTCGCAGTGGTGATCACCAATAAGCAGTATACCTATTCCCTGAACATGGACATGGGATTTACCCGAGGAAATACATTGAACATTCACCTGCAAGAAAATGATCCTGAGCTTGTAAAAACAGAATTATTGAAGCATCCTGAAGTATCCGACATTACTTTTTCTTCCTTCACTTTGGGTATCGGACAATGGTACAGTGTGAAAGTAGTTGATCAACGAAACATGGATACTTTGTGGGTACATCACCTCTCGATTGATCATTCATATCTGGATCAAAAGGAAATTCCAATTATCGCAGGAAGAGGGTTTCGCGAAGCTGAAAATCGCAATTTGGAAATGACTGTTATGGTCAATGAGACGTTGGTACAAAACTTTGGTTTCGCTAATGCTTCAGCAGCCATCGGTCAACGCATCGATCTATCAGGACAGTCGGTGGAGATCATTGGTGTTGTAAAAGACTTCATCTATGCCAATCTGGAAGAGACCATCAAAAGTTTGGTTATCAGGAATCAACGAGACCATTTTCAGGTAGCCAGTGTGGCGCTCAATTCCAAAGACATCATCGCCACCATCCAAAACCTGGAAAAGACATGGGAACAAATAGATGATAAACACCAATTCGACGCCAGGTTTTACGACGACCAGGTCGAAGGGTACTATCAGTACCTGACGGACTTCATGAAGATATTCGGTTACATCGGATTCCTGGCTGTAACGATCAGCTGCCTGGGCTTGCTGGGCATTGCCGTCTATTCTACCGAAACAAGGATGAAAGAAATCGGGGTTCGTAAAACCTTCGGAGCTTCAGAATTTTCACTGGTTTTGCTGTTATCCAAAGGTTTTTTCAAGATCGTATGCTGGGCCATCGTCATTGGCACGCCGCTGTGCTACTTACTTTTTGACAGGGTGATTTTAGAAGAAAATGTCTATCGGCATTACATCTCTTTCGGTGAAATAGGAATCAGTATTTTATTCCTTTTATCGATCAGCTTGCTGACGGTATTTTCACAAACCTGGTCCGCTGCCAGGAGAAATCCGGCGTTAGTGTTGAGGGATGAATAG
- a CDS encoding helix-turn-helix transcriptional regulator gives MKGSNLGEFQEIVMLSIMILDENAYGVSIQEDVSKRTGRHVSRGALHTALTRLEEKGLINSMYGEPTAERGGRRKRYYQVSNKGRTSLQEIKHLRQSMWQLIPEFSNS, from the coding sequence ATGAAAGGATCGAACCTTGGGGAATTCCAGGAAATAGTCATGTTAAGCATCATGATCCTCGATGAAAATGCTTATGGTGTTTCCATACAGGAAGATGTTTCCAAAAGAACAGGCAGACATGTCAGTCGTGGTGCGTTACACACAGCCTTAACCCGATTAGAAGAAAAAGGACTGATCAACTCCATGTATGGTGAGCCTACGGCAGAAAGAGGCGGCCGGCGAAAAAGGTATTACCAGGTTTCGAATAAAGGTCGGACTTCTTTGCAAGAGATCAAACATCTACGACAATCCATGTGGCAATTAATTCCCGAATTCTCCAACTCATGA